In Zingiber officinale cultivar Zhangliang chromosome 6A, Zo_v1.1, whole genome shotgun sequence, a single genomic region encodes these proteins:
- the LOC121995415 gene encoding zinc finger BED domain-containing protein RICESLEEPER 3-like, with the protein MKEWGIENKVFTIIVDNASSNDLAIRYMKDTIQRSRTLACKGNLFHIRCCAHILNLCIQDGLREIEDIIGKIRKSIEYVNSSEARRVQFAECVQQLQLKDKKLIHDCKTRWNSTFEMLSCALKFKEAFKIFKERDPFYGCCPQEGEWNKAQKICSLLEAFWTATHIISAAMLDPTKKMLAVEFCFPKLYSELDAFKYISKVKETINSLYEEYVVEETNKGAPHLSEFESFGSSSARKSQQSSNAGTKISAAILAIPVSSVASEATFSAGTRVIDSYRSSLSPDTVQTLLCGGDWLRHIHELKKKTKKAKTYQEIVLPIVLLLQYRWYD; encoded by the exons ATGAAAGAGTGGGGCATTGAAAACAAGGTTTTCACTATTATAGTTGATAATGCTTCAAGTAATGATTTGGCTATTCGATATATGAAAGATACCATTCAAAGGTCAAGAACATTGGCATGTAAAGGAAATTTATTTCATATTCGTTGTTGTGCACATATCTTGAACTTGTGCATTCAAGATGGATTGAGGGAGATTGAAGATATTATTGGTAAAATAAGGAAAAGTATAGAATATGTAAATAGTTCAGAGGCAAGACGTGTGCAATTTGCAGAGTGTGTGCAACAATTACAGTTGAAGGATAAAAAATTGATTCATGATTGCAAAACCAGGTGGAACTCGACTTTTGAGATGTTAAGTTGTGcactcaagttcaaagaagctTTTAAGATTTTCAAAGAACGTGATCCCTTTTATGGTTGCTGCCCTCAAGAAGGAGAATGGAATAAAGCTCAAAAGATTTGCTCACTATTGGAGGCTTTTTGGACAGCCACACACATTATTTCAG CTGCTATGTTAGATCCAACCAAAAAAATGCTTGCGGTTGAATTTTGCTTTCCTAAGCTTTATTCTGAATTGGATGCCTTTAAGTATATCTCAAAAGTTAAGGAGACAATTAATTCTCTTTATGAGGAGTATGTTGTTGAAGAAACTAATAAAGGAGCACCTCATTTATCTGAGTTTGAGAGTTTTGGTTCTTCAAGTGCtagaaaaagtcaacaaagttct AATGCAGGGACAAAGATATCAGCTGCTATTTTAGCTATTCCAGTGAGTTCAgtggcttcagaagcaacatttaGTGCAGGGACAAGAGTTATTGATTCTTATCGTTCATCTCTCTCTCCAGACACAGTGCAGACTCTACTGTGTGGGGGTGATTGGCTTCGACATATACATGAACTGAAAAAGAAGACTAAA AAAGCTAAAACTTATCAAGAAATTGTTCTCCCA ATTGTGCTATT ATTACAGTATAGATGGTATGATTGA
- the LOC121998431 gene encoding uncharacterized protein At1g66480-like: MGNSLGGKKKKIAKVMKVDGTTLRMKPPAHAVSVLRDHPGYTLLDADEVKRLGVRAPPLDPEAPLLPGRLYFLVELPRAPSHRTPRRAWSGALQVSAKERLESLRLTRRTLSDLSVPAGSGGQSPNISAAEETKDGGLRLKMRLPKAEVEKLMLESKDAADAARRIMQLCAARESAAPTPSSSVMSSPEPPTPTLRTPRTPRTPRTEKRTRFVALPDEIIA, from the exons ATGGGGAACAGTTtgggagggaagaagaagaagatcgccAAGGTGATGAAGGTGGACGGCACCACCCTAAGGATGAAGCCGCCGGCGCACGCCGTCTCCGTGCTCAGGGACCACCCGGGCTACACCCTCCTCGACGCCGACGAGGTAAAGCGTCTCGGCGTCCGCGCGCCGCCGCTCGACCCGGAGGCGCCGCTGCTCCCCGGGAGGCTCTACTTCCTGGTGGAGCTCCCCCGCGCGCCGAGTCACCGCACGCCGCGCCGCGCCTGGTCGGGCGCGCTCCAGGTCAGCGCCAAGGAGCGGCTGGAGAGCCTCCGCCTCACCCGCCGCACCTTGTCGGACCTCTCGGTCCCCGCCGGATCCGGCGGCCAGTCGCCTAATATCTCCGCGGCGGAGGAGACCAAGGACGGCGGGCTCCGGCTGAAGATGAGGCTGCCGAAAGCCGAGGTGGAGAAGCTGATGCTGGAGAGCAAGGACGCCGCCGACGCCGCGCGAAGGATCATGCAGCTGTGCGCCGCCAGGGAAAGCGCGGCCCCGACGCCCTCGTCGTCGGTCATGTCGTCGCCGGAGCCGCCGACTCCGACGCTCCGGACCCCGCGCACCCCTCGCACTCCACGCACGGAG AAGAGGACGAGGTTCGTGGCGTTGCCGGACGAGATCATCGCATGA
- the LOC121998432 gene encoding 30S ribosomal protein 3, chloroplastic-like, which yields MQCASPVTAQPILPALRHGRVPSPKSLFPSLAGGATVTSESKARVRFQRRTLSAAAASASAQAVEASSAVDQFEDGEQSAEKQGVAVKPIEKPRLVLRFIWMEKNIGLALDQVIPGHGTIPLSPYFFWPRKDAWEELKTKIEEKPWISQKRMIILLNQATDIINLWQQSGGNL from the exons ATGCAGTGCGCGAGCCCTGTCACTGCCCAACCCATCCTTCCCGCTCTGCGCCATGGCCGAGTTCCATCCCCCAAATCTCTCTTCCCTTCTCTCGCCGGCGGAGCAACCGTTACTTCCGAATCCAAGGCCAGGGTACGTTTCCAGCGGCGTACACTGTCGGCGGCCGCTGCCTCCGCCTCCGCCCAGGCCGTAGAAGCCTCGTCGGCTGTTGACCAATTTGAGGACGGCGAGCAATCCGCGGAGAAACAG GGCGTGGCGGTGAAACCCATAGAGAAGCCGCGGCTGGTTCTACGGTTTATATGGATGGAGAAGAACATCGGACTGGCGCTCGACCAGGTGATCCCCGGCCACGGCACCATCCCGCTGAGCCCTTACTTCTTCTGGCCGCGAAAGGACGCGTGGGAGGAGCTCAAAACCAAGATCGAGGAGAAGCCTTGGATTTCGCAGAAGCGCATGATCATCCTCCTCAACCAGGCCACAGATATCATCAACCTCTGGCAACAGAGCGGTGGCAACCTGTAG
- the LOC121998435 gene encoding uncharacterized protein LOC121998435 yields the protein MERSEPALVPQWYKLANGSSSNNALRISTSKRPGDNCMTFGLRDKLIRDQDRNLRSLSSNSSINRDRSSFVKTQTYGNFQRSRENNQEKNFDHLNRENRSSLIHNGFDYHDSSRVRAKKDYMRRSHSMVTGRQLNLPKREEFPSLQIKRRQSFSDADVELSMGPKTAVHSLQVATPLIIGTSALAEAPVKFETNENDVASATKSTMAETLAHTPSLVGNNLQRIEELAMKKCKQLIPVTPTLPKSLNFNLSEKTKIITAKGRGGDLSSFTKVGQQMNLAGRPPSRSDITKTSQAGNFQILNREKNSILLAAKDGSSVSKVIDHAGFVPSVAVPPKTLADLKLRVDDKNGAFTQVSNGERKLLSRAQNRNDFFNLLRKKSLTTSSSISDSESIDVMENLQSNSLANIQKHYHQGLDCSTESGNCSNEGFLSTDGTGRLYVDKEETKLCLDGTIDPEEEAFLQSLGWDKNAGEDALTQDEIDSFRKKYESQRPLKASIS from the exons ATGGAGAGAAGTGAGCCTGCATTGGTTCCACAATGGTACAAGTTAGCAAATGGGAGCAGTTCAAACAACGCCCTGCGGATCAGCACTTCCAAACGCCCAG GTGATAATTGTATGACGTTTGGATTAAGGGATAAATTAATCAGAGACCAAGATAGGAATTTGAGGAGTTTGAGTTCTAACAGTTCTATTAATCGGGATAGAAGTAGCTTTGTTAAAACACAGACTTATGGCAATTTCCAAAGGTCTCGTGAGAACAACCAGGAGAAGAATTTTGATCACCTTAATCGTGAAAATAGGTCATCTTTGATTCACAATGGCTTCGACTATCATGATTCATCTAGAGTAAGAGCTAAAAAAGATTACATGAGACGCTCCCACTCTATGGTCACAGGAAGGCAACTCAACTTACCTAAAAGAGAGGAATTTCCATCACTTCAAATTAAAAGGAGGCAGAGCTTTTCAGATGCAGATGTCGAATTATCTATGGGTCCTAAGACTGCTGTCCACAGTCTTCAGGTTGCCACTCCTCTCATAATTGGAACCTCAGCTCTAGCAGAAGCACCTGTAAAATTTGAAACTAATGAAAATGATGTAGCATCTGCAACTAAAAGCACTATGGCAGAGACATTAGCGCATACTCCATCACTGGTTGGCAACAATCTTCAG AGGATTGAAGAACTGGCTATGAAAAAATGCAAGCAGCTGATTCCTGTGACACCTACATTGCCGAAATCCTTG AATTTTAACTTATCAGAAAAGACAAAAATAATAACTGCCAAAGGCAGAGGTGGGGATTTAAGTTCTTTTACTAAGGTTGGCCAGCAGATGAACCTTGCTGGTCGGCCACCATCTAGGTCTGATATTACTAAGACATCTCAAGCGGGAAACTTTCAAATTCTTAACCGAGAGAAGAATAGCATCCTGCTTGCTGCCAAAGATGGTTCCAGTGTTAGCAAAGTTATCGATCATGCTGGGTTTGTTCCATCTGTTGCAGTTCCTCCAAAGACCCTAGCTGATCTTAAGCTTAGAGTTGATGACAAGAATGGCGCCTTCACACAGGTCTCCAATGGGGAAAGAAAACTCCTTTCTCGTGCTCAGAACAGGAATGATTTCTTCAATTTGTTGAGGAAGAAATCATTGACTACTTCAAGCTCTATTTCAGACTCGGAATCCATTGATGTAATGGAGAATCTGCAAAGCAATTCACTTGCCAATATACAAAAGCATTATCATCAAGGTCTGGATTGTTCAACAGAAAGTGGAAATTGTTCGAATGAAGGTTTTTTATCTACTGATGGGACTGGTAGACTGTATGTTGACAAAGAAGAAACTAAATTGTGTCTGGATGGCACCATTGACCCGGAAGAAGAAGCCTTCCTACAATCACTTGGGTGGGATAAAAATGCTGGGGAGGATGCTTTGACACAGGATGAAATTGATTCTTTCCGCAAGAAG TACGAGTCTCAGCGACCACTAAAGGCTTCCATCAGCTAG
- the LOC121995414 gene encoding glutathione S-transferase T3-like: MGSQLGMPYPYVFSPTQPPVIHSNELRRATIDPSISDKESLIPSSVPATQLPPHSLQEEREVELEENESKRRFWSLDEDVVLAKSWATISTDAIIGNDQKDQVFWKRIADYYNKHRSTRSMTRSYHRLKSHYYRFAPMVNEFSATYNNFYTHRQSGWSDKNVLENALNMWKANNKGKDFKYMHVWRVLKEYEKYTPQSVAHYSNKKARTSESGGNTSTSNPDTSVDLDDSEVRIRPIGQKTTKRKGKSKAREGDTIEHSINKE; the protein is encoded by the coding sequence ATGGGTAGCCAACTTGGGATGCCTTATCCTTACGTATTTTCTCCTACTCAACCACCTGTCATACATTCGAATGAATTAAGAAGGGCAACTATTGATCCATCTATCAGCGACAAAGAATCTCTAATACCATCATCTGTTCCTGCAACTCAGTTGCCACCACACTCATTACAAGAGGAGCGTGAAGTTGAGCTGGAGGAAAATGAATCGAAACGaagattttggtctctcgatgaagatGTGGTCCTTGCGAAGTCATGGGCAACTATAAGCACTGATGCAATCATTGGTAATGACCAGAAGGATCAAGTTTTTTGGAAACGTATAGCTGATTACTACAACAAACATCGGTCCACTAGATCTATGACGAGAAGTTATCATCGGCTGAAATCACATTATTATAGGTTTGCACCAATGGTAAATGAATTTTCTGcaacttataataatttttatactcatcgGCAAAGCGGTTGGAGTGACAAGAATGTGTTGGAGAATGCATTGAATATGTGGAAAGCCAACAACAAAGGTAAAGATTTTAAGTATATGCATGTGTGGAGGGTTCTCAAAGAATATGAGAAATATACTCCACAATCAGTTGCACATTACTCtaacaagaaagcaaggacaTCCGAATCAGGGGGAAACACTTCAACATCAAATCCAGATACAAGTGTTGATTTAGATGACTCTGAAGTCCGCATTCGTCCTATAGGGCAAAAGACAACGAAGAGAAAGGGCAAATCTAAAGCCAGAGAGGGCGACACAATAGAACATAGCATCAACAAAGAATGa
- the LOC121998436 gene encoding lysM domain-containing GPI-anchored protein LYP6-like, with product MEKATLALLLFLLSSSTVGAKSTIEPCSGTESCPALLGYKLDADLKVSEVAALFQTDLLPLLAANAIDASLPGVEQSILPAGLFLRVPAACACSGGIRRSVSTRYTVRPADTLASIAASVFSGLASAEQIRDANGIQDPAALDPGRTLLIPLPCTCFNSTDNFLPAVYLSYVVRAADTLPAIAVRYSTTVTDLMNVNAMGSPSVLVGDILAVPLPACPSMFPRYASDYGLIVANGTYTITAGHCVECSCGPGNLNLYCSPASLSTSCSSMQCSNSNLMIGNFTSQQTSAGCNITSCNYAGFVNGSIVTKLTTSLQPQCPGEHQFPPVIPPPTTVVHESLVAPSPSPSPVQTGGGGGAHLTPKTSVPGTLALPGASAASSPAGSASQAVCVIPLSYISAVAFPLVLAYFF from the exons ATGGAGAAGGCGACCTTAGCTCTGCTGCTCTTCCTCCTTTCCTCCTCCACGGTCGGCGCCAAGTCCACCATCGAGCCCTGCTCCGGCACCGAATCCTGTCCCGCCCTTCTCGGGTACAAGCTCGACGCCGATCTCAAGGTCTCCGAGGTCGCTGCCCTCTTCCAGACCGACCTGCTCCCCCTCCTCGCCGCCAACGCCATCGACGCCTCCCTCCCCGGCGTCGAGCAAAGCATCCTCCCCGCCGGCCTCTTCCTCCGGGTCCCTGCGGCCTGCGCCTGCTCCGGAGGCATCCGCCGCTCCGTCTCCACCCGCTACACCGTCCGCCCCGCCGACACCCTCGCGTCCATCGCCGCCTCCGTCTTCTCCGGCCTCGCCTCGGCCGAACAGATCCGTGATGCCAACGGCATCCAGGACCCCGCCGCGCTTGACCCTGGGCGAACCCTGCTCATCCCCCTCCCGTGCACCTGCTTCAACTCTACCGACAATTTCCTCCCCGCCGTGTACCTCTCCTACGTCGTCCGCGCCGCCGACACCTTGCCTGCGATAGCCGTCCGCTACTCCACTACCGTCACCGACCTCATGAACGTGAATGCAATGGGGAGCCCCTCGGTCCTGGTTGGGGACATACTCGCCGTGCCACTACCAG CTTGCCCATCAATGTTTCCAAGATATGCCTCGGATTATGGCTTGATTGTGGCTAATGGAACCTATACCATCACTGCTGGTCACTGTGTAGAGTGCAGCTGTGGACCGGGAAATCTCAA tttgtaCTGCTCCCCTGCATCCCTATCAACATCATGTTCGAGCATGCAGTGCAGTAACAGCAATCTTATGATAGGAAATTTCACTTCCCAACAGACCAGCGCCGGTTGCAATATTACTTCTTGTAATTATGCTGGCTTTGTTAATGGATCTATCGTAACCAA GTTGACCACATCTCTGCAACCTCAATGTCCAG GAGAACATCAGTTTCCTCCGGTGATACCGCCACCTACCACGGTGGTTCATGAATCATTGGTTGCCCCTTCACCTTCACCGTCCCCGGTCCAaacaggtggtggtggtggtgcccATCTGACTCCGAAAACATCAGTTCCTGGAACATTGGCACTACCAGGTGCATCTGCTGCTTCCAGCCCCGCTGGGAGTGCTTCTCAGGCTGTTTGCGTTATCCCATTGAGCTACATTTCTGCCGTAGCATTCCCTTTAGTACTCGCCTATTTCTTTTGA